The Linepithema humile isolate Giens D197 chromosome 2, Lhum_UNIL_v1.0, whole genome shotgun sequence genome has a segment encoding these proteins:
- the Herp gene encoding homocysteine-responsive endoplasmic reticulum-resident ubiquitin-like domain member 2 protein, whose protein sequence is MADAAVNLIIKAPNQQIKDQVVRCDLNWTIGHLKEYLSEVYPSKPESSHQKLIYSGQLLNDSARLKDILRQCDDLEDQFYTIHLVYTPQKTCAVKITPDQNCTINRDADTISAIRNSHTRSNSVQNQSQENINVTASQSQQMYLPEQYFDPRNSQQLAWIQQAYTHYFTQYMQLMAAQGIQLQASIPYLQQMNIDTSDVAQNTHVSNNNNIVGDEQAQPPAQDAADVNAGNNGAGEDVAFNRDWLDFFYMLSRIIVLFGIVYFYSSPLRFLIVTFLGFAIYLYQGGFFRVQPILLAENNNGRVDNNNQVLQNEAVGPQIVPQQQNAQVPTVQPEARTNPNEENEEQRPGALAFTWTFFSSFFASLIPDQPNVI, encoded by the exons ATGGCAGACGCCGCTGTTAATCTCATAATAAAAGCGCCGAATCAGCAGATCAAAGATCAGGTAGTCAGATGCGATCTCAACTGGACCATCGGTCACTTGAAGGAGTACCTGTCTGAGGTTTATCCTAGCAAGCCA GAAAGTTCAcatcagaaattaatttattctggTCAGTTATTGAACGATTCAGCCAGATTGAAGGACATTTTGAGACAATGTGATGATTTAGAAGATCAATTTTATACTATACATCTGGTTTATACTCCGCAAAAAACATGTGCTGTTAAAATTACACCAGATCAAAATTGTACAATCAACAGAGATGCAGATACAATATCTGCAATAAGAAATTCTCACACTAGAAGCAATAGTGTCCAGAATCAAagtcaagaaaatattaatgttactgCGTCTCAGTCTCAACAGATGTATTTACCTGAGCAATACTTTGATCCTCGAAATAGTCAACAGTTAGCCTGGATCCAACAAGCATACACGCATTATTTCACACAGTATATGCAACT caTGGCAGCGCAAGGCATACAGTTGCAAGCTAGTATTCCGTACTTGCAGCAGATGAATATTGATACAAGCGACGTAGCGCAAAATACGCACGTaagcaacaataataatattgttggCGACGAACAAGCCCAACCGCCGGCACAAGATGCAGCAGATGTGAACGCAGGAAATAATGGTGCAGGCGAAGATGTCGCGTTTAATCGCGATTGGTTGGACTTTTTCTACATGTTATCTAGGATTATTGTTCTATTTGGCATAGTATATTTCTACTCATCTCCACTTAGGTTCCTCATCGTTACATTCTTGGGATTTGCGATATATCT ATATCAGGGCGGTTTCTTCAGGGTACAACCAATTTTACTGGCTGAGAACAATAATGGTCGTGTGGACAACAATAATCAGGTATTGCAAAACGAAGCGGTGGGCCCACAGATAGTGCCGCAACAACAAAATGCTCAAGTGCCAACTGTGCAACCAGAAGCACGGACGAATCCGAATGAGGAGAATGAGGAACAACGGCCAGGCGCTCTCGCTTTCACTTGGACCTTTTTCAGTTCGTTTTTTGCCTCGCTTATTCCAGATCAACCCAATGTCATTTAA